The Austwickia sp. genome includes a region encoding these proteins:
- a CDS encoding sensor histidine kinase, which translates to MRLRDIPDWFTRHPMAGDAFWALVVMPLLLIGASGDGNSPVQGAAGLPLAAAILVPMLWRRRHPDVLAACAVLVHLFLLLTMDHFSALSVVVPIVLYAVAAYSKHRWYRVWLGIAIFGALAAGPRWSTTMLELPQRIVGLIFTTMFCLAVVAAAWVSGELARQRRHNVEALRERADALERERDQRTRLAAQEERSRIAREMHDIVAHNLSVIVVQADGAKYAATHGADPERRAATAAQALDTIAQTARDALAETRRLVGVLRSDGAETEYAPQASLAQLPELVARMNHAGLPTTYDEFGDPAAHPPLAQGAEMAAYRVVQEALTNVVKHAGHGVPVAVTLEHRPDGIALAVRDEGPGSGGNATGDGHGHGLVGMRERITTYGGTLTARDRMAGGFEVLATIPAREETR; encoded by the coding sequence GTGAGGCTGCGCGACATCCCGGACTGGTTCACCCGCCACCCCATGGCGGGCGATGCCTTTTGGGCGCTGGTCGTCATGCCGCTGCTGCTCATCGGCGCCAGCGGTGACGGCAACTCGCCCGTCCAGGGCGCCGCCGGCCTGCCGCTGGCGGCCGCGATCCTCGTGCCGATGCTGTGGCGCCGCCGGCACCCCGACGTCTTGGCCGCGTGCGCGGTGCTGGTCCACCTGTTCCTGCTGCTGACCATGGACCACTTCAGCGCCCTAAGCGTGGTGGTGCCCATCGTGCTGTACGCCGTGGCCGCCTACAGCAAGCACCGCTGGTACCGCGTCTGGCTCGGCATCGCGATCTTCGGGGCCCTCGCCGCCGGGCCGCGATGGAGCACGACCATGCTCGAGCTGCCCCAGCGCATCGTCGGCCTCATCTTCACGACGATGTTCTGCCTGGCGGTCGTGGCCGCCGCGTGGGTCAGCGGCGAGTTGGCCAGGCAGCGCCGCCACAACGTCGAGGCCCTGCGCGAGCGGGCCGACGCCCTCGAACGGGAGCGGGACCAGCGCACCAGGCTGGCCGCGCAGGAGGAACGGTCCCGGATTGCCCGGGAGATGCACGACATCGTGGCCCACAACCTGTCCGTGATCGTCGTGCAGGCGGACGGGGCGAAGTACGCCGCCACCCACGGTGCCGACCCCGAGCGGCGCGCCGCCACGGCCGCGCAGGCGTTGGACACGATCGCGCAGACCGCCCGGGACGCGCTGGCCGAGACGCGGCGCCTCGTCGGGGTGCTGCGGTCGGACGGGGCCGAGACGGAGTACGCGCCCCAGGCCAGCCTCGCCCAACTCCCCGAGCTGGTCGCACGGATGAACCACGCCGGGCTCCCCACGACGTACGACGAATTCGGCGACCCCGCAGCCCATCCCCCGCTCGCGCAGGGCGCCGAGATGGCCGCCTACCGGGTCGTGCAGGAGGCGCTCACCAACGTCGTCAAGCACGCCGGGCACGGCGTACCGGTGGCCGTCACCCTCGAGCACCGCCCCGACGGGATCGCCCTCGCCGTCCGCGACGAGGGGCCGGGCTCCGGCGGGAATGCCACCGGCGACGGCCACGGGCACGGGCTGGTCGGGATGCGGGAGCGGATCACGACGTACGGCGGCACGCTCACCGCCCGTGACAGGATGGCGGGCGGCTTCGAGGTCTTGGCCACGATCCCAGCACGGGAGGAGACGCGGTGA
- a CDS encoding ABC transporter ATP-binding protein — protein MTTIHSTRRPTGAPGETPASHGVPAIALSGLVRDFGAVRAVDGIDLTVRPGEVIAFLGPNGAGKTTTIDAILGLGAPDAGTVEVFGMAPRRAAQRGLVAAVMQTGGLLPDLTVLDTVELTASLFSQSIAAADALDRAGIADLARRRVAKCSGGEQQRLRFAMALVSDPALLILDEPTTGMDVEGRRRFWSSIHADAERGRTVLFATHYLEEADEYADRIVLMARGRIVADGTVAQIRATVGGRTVRAALTAPDPHEGMTTVRRVLAGLDVSGLDVRGSTLLVTTGDSDAVAYALLRDGLARDTEVTTRGLDDAFLALTGDAR, from the coding sequence ATGACGACGATCCACTCCACCAGGCGCCCGACCGGCGCCCCCGGCGAGACCCCCGCCAGCCACGGCGTACCGGCGATCGCCCTCTCCGGACTCGTGCGCGACTTCGGCGCCGTACGGGCCGTCGACGGCATCGACCTGACCGTACGACCCGGCGAGGTCATCGCCTTCCTCGGCCCGAACGGCGCCGGCAAGACCACGACCATCGACGCGATCCTCGGCCTCGGCGCCCCCGACGCCGGCACCGTCGAGGTCTTCGGGATGGCCCCCCGCCGCGCGGCGCAGCGGGGCCTCGTGGCCGCGGTGATGCAGACCGGCGGGCTGCTGCCCGACCTCACGGTGCTGGACACCGTCGAGCTGACCGCGAGCCTGTTCAGCCAATCGATCGCGGCCGCGGACGCGCTCGACCGCGCCGGGATCGCCGACCTCGCCCGCCGCCGGGTCGCGAAGTGCTCCGGCGGCGAGCAGCAGCGGTTGCGCTTCGCAATGGCGCTGGTCAGCGACCCCGCGCTGCTCATCCTCGATGAGCCCACCACGGGCATGGATGTCGAGGGGCGGCGGCGGTTCTGGTCGTCCATCCACGCCGACGCCGAGCGCGGCCGGACCGTCCTGTTCGCGACGCACTACCTGGAGGAGGCGGACGAGTACGCCGACCGGATCGTGCTCATGGCCCGCGGGCGCATCGTCGCCGACGGGACGGTGGCGCAGATCCGGGCGACCGTTGGGGGCCGCACCGTGCGCGCGGCGCTCACCGCGCCGGACCCGCACGAGGGCATGACGACCGTACGGCGGGTGCTTGCCGGCCTCGACGTCAGCGGGCTCGACGTCCGGGGGTCGACCCTCCTGGTAACCACCGGCGACTCCGACGCGGTGGCCTACGCCCTGCTGCGGGACGGACTCGCCCGCGACACGGAGGTCACCACGCGTGGCCTCGACGACGCCTTCCTCGCCCTGACTGGAGATGCCCGATGA
- a CDS encoding response regulator transcription factor codes for MSPIRVVIVDDQQLMLQALKVFVSAAQDMTVVGVAHNGVEAIEICAQLRPDVVLMDLQMPVLNGIDATRRVTATQPDVKVIAVTTFAGPEAVVPALRAGAAGYLIKDSEPELLVQSIRDVVEGRNVLSPSVTAALVESVRAQSGAPGAAPREVAPDGLVASLTEREFEVLQLLAEGLSNAEMASELYITESAVKSRVSQLTQKLSVESRVQVLVRACELGLVRPRLRRPPASAEDGS; via the coding sequence ATGTCGCCCATCCGGGTGGTCATCGTCGACGACCAACAGCTCATGCTCCAGGCCCTGAAGGTCTTCGTGTCCGCGGCGCAGGACATGACGGTCGTCGGTGTGGCTCACAACGGGGTCGAGGCCATCGAGATATGTGCGCAGCTCAGGCCGGATGTCGTCCTGATGGACCTGCAGATGCCGGTTCTCAACGGCATCGACGCGACGCGCCGGGTCACGGCGACGCAGCCGGATGTGAAAGTGATTGCCGTCACGACGTTCGCCGGCCCCGAGGCGGTGGTGCCCGCGTTGCGGGCCGGTGCGGCCGGCTACCTCATCAAGGACAGCGAACCGGAGCTGTTGGTGCAGTCGATCCGCGACGTGGTGGAGGGGCGCAACGTCCTGTCCCCGTCGGTGACGGCCGCGCTGGTGGAGTCCGTTCGGGCTCAAAGCGGCGCACCGGGGGCGGCCCCTCGCGAGGTCGCCCCGGATGGCCTGGTCGCGTCCTTGACCGAACGCGAGTTCGAGGTGTTGCAGCTGCTGGCGGAGGGCCTGTCCAACGCGGAGATGGCCAGCGAGCTCTACATCACCGAGTCCGCGGTCAAGTCCCGGGTCAGCCAGCTCACGCAGAAGCTCTCGGTCGAGAGTCGGGTCCAGGTGCTCGTCCGCGCCTGCGAGCTGGGCCTGGTCCGACCCCGGCTGCGGCGCCCCCCGGCGAGTGCGGAGGACGGCTCCTGA
- a CDS encoding proline dehydrogenase family protein gives MTDAPATELQTGPESLASLVEESVALAHRWYAATEAGQTPAERATTTQLASLVRDETGLDLAVKFVDRVARPEDSRVAARDLARMSAKDAKGFLGRLDRSLLAMGTVAAPLAPPLVVPLARWRLRQIIGHLVVDARDPALAEHLAAQRAQGFRQNVNLLGEAVLGEAEAASRTRRTTQLLERSDVDYVSIKVSSLVSQISTWDTEGTVNRCIERLRPLYRVAAAKSPKSFVNLDMEEYRDLDLTMELFTRLLDEEEFLDLEAGIVLQAYLPDALPAMERLIAWAQDRRARGGARIKIRLVKGANLAMEQVEALIHGWKQAPYPTKDDVDANYLRCVERCLRPDFVDAVRLGVASHNLFDVAMAHLLSERRGVAHALDVEMLQGMAPSQSRAVKDDVGTVLLYTPVVAPEDFDAAVAYLIRRLEENASEENFLHALFAAPEPGVPEPGAPQPGLPQPGVLRPGAPESGAPAPGAPGREGPSGTASGAGHDSPMTDQEHRFRASVERALDVPVGARRSTQRRPITDTFANTSDSDPALPTTRAWARAALDAEPKPLTSPILASSEDVGRTVEAAVRAQEAWAARPAIERAKVLREAGRQLEARRAELLTIMAHEGGKTVAEGDPEVSEAIDFATYYADSALGLEHGPSCDGAAFTPDKVVLVTPPWNFPVAIPLGGVLAALAAGSAVVIKPAHPTVGCVEVGAEALYAAGVPREALQVVRVGSRDIGRELVAHPQVDTVILTGSSETGAMFASWRTDRAAGPRVYGETSGKNALVITPAADLDLAVADLVKSAFGHAGQKCSAASLAILVGSVATSERFRRQLVDAVSSLRVGWPDDLGVTMGPVIEPPEGKLLRALTTLEPGESWLVEPRRLDDTGRLWSPGLKEGVAPGSFFHLTEVFGPVLGLMTARNLDEAIELQNATAYGLTGGLHSLDEKEIDRWLDAVEIGNAYVNRHITGAIVRRQSFGGWKQSVLGPGAKAGGPNYVAQLGTWRPSGAPQRLGDPDGATRQALKGLLPLLDERADRTWLRAAVGSDAHAIETEFGRAIDESHLVVESNVFRYRNQPLVWVRTCPGARIAELLRVILGGVATGTPVRVSLDPDTSAHLKGLDGRDDETSAALRVLNPHVDRAETTAQFLARVDREEVGGGRIRIVGEDPALVRELAQADGTGITVFAGQVLATGRRELLVLLREQAVSRTMHRFGHVAGTKAGGHPVE, from the coding sequence ATGACCGACGCCCCCGCCACGGAACTGCAGACCGGCCCCGAGTCCCTCGCCTCCCTCGTCGAGGAGTCCGTCGCGCTCGCCCACCGCTGGTACGCCGCCACCGAGGCCGGACAGACCCCGGCGGAGCGCGCCACGACCACCCAGCTGGCCTCGCTCGTGCGCGACGAGACCGGTTTGGACCTGGCCGTGAAGTTCGTGGACCGGGTGGCCCGCCCGGAGGACAGCCGCGTGGCGGCCCGCGACCTGGCCAGGATGTCGGCCAAGGACGCCAAGGGATTCCTCGGACGGCTGGATCGCAGCCTGCTGGCGATGGGCACCGTCGCGGCGCCGCTGGCGCCCCCGCTCGTCGTACCGCTGGCTCGCTGGCGGCTGCGCCAGATCATCGGCCACCTGGTGGTGGATGCGCGCGACCCCGCGCTCGCCGAGCACCTCGCCGCGCAGCGGGCGCAGGGCTTCCGGCAGAACGTCAACCTCCTCGGTGAGGCCGTGCTGGGCGAAGCGGAGGCGGCCAGCCGCACCCGGCGTACGACGCAGTTGCTCGAGCGGTCCGACGTGGATTACGTCTCGATCAAGGTGAGCTCGCTGGTGTCCCAGATCTCCACCTGGGACACGGAGGGCACGGTGAACCGGTGCATCGAGCGGCTGCGGCCGCTGTATCGGGTCGCCGCCGCCAAGTCGCCGAAGTCCTTCGTGAACCTCGACATGGAGGAATACCGGGACCTCGACCTGACGATGGAGCTGTTCACCCGCCTGCTCGACGAGGAGGAGTTCCTCGACCTGGAGGCGGGGATCGTGCTGCAGGCGTACCTGCCCGATGCCCTGCCCGCCATGGAACGCCTCATCGCCTGGGCGCAGGACCGTCGCGCCCGGGGCGGGGCTCGCATCAAGATCCGCCTGGTCAAGGGCGCCAACCTCGCGATGGAGCAGGTCGAGGCGCTCATCCACGGGTGGAAGCAGGCGCCCTATCCCACCAAGGACGACGTCGACGCGAACTACCTGCGCTGCGTGGAGCGTTGCCTGCGCCCGGACTTCGTCGACGCCGTCCGGCTGGGGGTGGCCAGCCACAACCTCTTCGACGTCGCGATGGCGCACCTGCTCAGCGAGCGCCGCGGCGTGGCCCACGCGCTGGACGTGGAGATGCTGCAGGGCATGGCGCCCTCGCAGTCCCGCGCGGTCAAGGACGACGTGGGCACGGTCCTGCTCTACACCCCGGTCGTCGCACCGGAGGACTTCGACGCGGCGGTGGCGTACCTGATTCGGCGGCTGGAGGAGAACGCCAGCGAGGAGAACTTCCTGCACGCGCTCTTCGCGGCGCCGGAGCCTGGGGTGCCGGAGCCGGGAGCGCCGCAGCCAGGGTTGCCGCAGCCAGGCGTGCTGCGGCCGGGCGCACCCGAGTCGGGGGCGCCGGCGCCCGGAGCGCCGGGGCGGGAGGGACCGAGCGGTACGGCGAGCGGGGCGGGGCACGACTCGCCCATGACCGACCAGGAGCACCGGTTCCGGGCGAGCGTCGAGCGCGCCCTCGACGTACCCGTCGGGGCGCGTCGGTCGACGCAACGGCGGCCCATCACCGACACGTTCGCCAACACCTCCGACTCCGATCCCGCGCTGCCCACCACCCGCGCCTGGGCGCGGGCCGCCCTCGACGCCGAGCCGAAGCCGCTGACGAGCCCGATCCTGGCGTCCAGCGAGGACGTGGGCCGCACCGTCGAGGCTGCCGTCCGGGCGCAGGAGGCGTGGGCCGCGCGGCCGGCCATCGAACGGGCCAAAGTGCTGCGCGAGGCCGGCCGTCAGCTCGAGGCGCGCCGCGCCGAGCTGCTCACGATCATGGCCCACGAGGGCGGCAAGACCGTCGCCGAGGGCGACCCCGAGGTGTCCGAGGCGATCGACTTCGCCACCTATTACGCCGACAGCGCCCTCGGCCTGGAGCACGGGCCGTCCTGCGACGGTGCGGCGTTCACCCCCGACAAGGTCGTCCTCGTCACGCCCCCGTGGAACTTCCCCGTGGCGATCCCGCTCGGTGGCGTCCTGGCCGCACTGGCCGCAGGGTCGGCGGTCGTCATCAAGCCGGCCCACCCCACGGTGGGCTGCGTGGAGGTCGGCGCCGAGGCCCTCTATGCCGCGGGGGTTCCGCGGGAGGCGCTCCAGGTCGTGCGGGTCGGCAGCCGCGACATCGGGCGGGAGCTGGTCGCGCACCCCCAGGTCGACACGGTGATCCTCACCGGTTCCAGCGAGACGGGCGCGATGTTCGCGTCGTGGCGGACCGACCGGGCGGCCGGACCCCGCGTGTACGGCGAGACGTCCGGCAAGAATGCCCTCGTCATCACCCCGGCGGCGGACCTCGACCTGGCCGTGGCCGACCTGGTCAAGTCGGCCTTCGGGCACGCCGGCCAGAAGTGCTCGGCCGCCTCCCTGGCCATCCTCGTCGGCTCGGTGGCCACCTCGGAGCGGTTCCGGCGCCAGCTCGTCGACGCGGTGAGCTCGCTGCGGGTCGGCTGGCCGGACGACCTCGGCGTCACCATGGGCCCGGTCATCGAGCCGCCCGAGGGCAAGCTGCTGCGCGCCCTCACCACGCTGGAGCCCGGCGAGTCCTGGCTCGTCGAGCCCCGCCGGCTCGACGACACCGGCCGGCTGTGGTCGCCGGGTCTGAAGGAGGGCGTGGCGCCGGGATCGTTCTTCCACCTCACCGAGGTGTTCGGCCCCGTGCTCGGGCTGATGACCGCCCGGAACCTGGACGAGGCGATCGAGCTGCAGAACGCCACGGCGTACGGCCTGACCGGCGGCCTGCACAGCCTCGACGAGAAGGAGATCGACCGCTGGCTCGACGCCGTCGAGATCGGCAACGCCTACGTGAACCGGCACATCACCGGCGCGATCGTGCGGCGCCAGTCGTTCGGCGGATGGAAGCAGTCCGTGCTGGGGCCGGGCGCGAAGGCGGGCGGGCCGAACTACGTGGCGCAGCTCGGCACGTGGCGACCCAGCGGCGCCCCGCAGCGCCTCGGCGATCCGGACGGGGCCACCCGGCAGGCGCTCAAGGGCCTGCTGCCGCTCCTCGACGAGCGCGCCGATCGCACCTGGCTGCGGGCCGCGGTCGGCAGCGACGCCCACGCGATCGAGACCGAGTTCGGCCGGGCCATCGACGAGTCGCACCTCGTCGTGGAGTCGAACGTCTTCCGCTACCGCAACCAGCCGCTCGTGTGGGTGCGCACCTGCCCCGGGGCTCGGATCGCCGAGCTGCTGCGGGTCATCCTCGGCGGCGTCGCCACCGGGACCCCCGTGCGGGTGAGCCTCGACCCGGACACCTCCGCCCACCTCAAGGGCCTCGACGGGCGCGACGACGAGACGAGCGCCGCGCTGCGGGTGCTCAACCCGCACGTCGACCGGGCCGAGACCACGGCCCAGTTCCTGGCCCGCGTGGACCGGGAGGAGGTCGGCGGCGGCCGCATTCGCATCGTCGGCGAGGACCCGGCCCTCGTGCGCGAGTTGGCGCAGGCCGACGGCACCGGGATCACCGTCTTCGCCGGTCAGGTGCTGGCGACGGGTCGGCGCGAGCTGCTCGTCCTGCTCCGCGAGCAGGCGGTGAGCCGCACGATGCACCGGTTCGGGCACGTCGCTGGGACGAAGGCGGGCGGTCACCCGGTCGAGTGA
- a CDS encoding type II toxin-antitoxin system VapC family toxin, translated as MIVVDASCLYEVVVDTPRAEAIRERLAIDPEQAAPHIVDIEVFGLIRRDYLAGTIDETLAALAVEDLRSWPGERFGHRALLTRAWELRHGVRGWDAAYVALAEILDATLVTLDRRLARATGLRCRIEALG; from the coding sequence GTGATCGTCGTCGACGCGTCATGCCTGTATGAAGTGGTTGTCGACACCCCCCGCGCCGAGGCCATTCGCGAACGGCTCGCGATCGATCCCGAACAGGCCGCGCCGCACATCGTCGACATCGAGGTGTTCGGGCTGATCCGCCGCGACTATCTCGCGGGGACGATCGACGAGACGCTGGCCGCCCTGGCCGTCGAGGACCTCCGCTCGTGGCCGGGTGAACGCTTCGGTCATCGAGCGCTGCTCACCCGGGCGTGGGAGTTGCGGCACGGGGTGCGGGGCTGGGACGCGGCGTACGTCGCACTGGCCGAGATCCTCGACGCCACGCTGGTGACGCTGGATCGGCGCCTGGCGCGCGCCACGGGGCTGCGGTGCCGCATCGAGGCGCTCGGATAA
- a CDS encoding methyltransferase domain-containing protein, producing MTDPAPGRARAALDFERLYVADPDPWEVGTSWYERRKIALVLACLRRERYAQAWDAGCGTGHLTVGLAGRCERVLATDAAAEAVRITRARVAEWPGVACVRSALPAAPTPDVRPDLIVLSEVLYYLDAADRSATYDLVSAIATPDADVVGVHWGLRSDGYRQTGARTQRELGDALAERGWTRVVTHTDEEFLVGVWSRALPEWVGRP from the coding sequence ATGACCGACCCGGCCCCCGGCAGGGCCCGAGCCGCGCTCGACTTCGAGCGCCTCTACGTCGCCGACCCCGATCCGTGGGAGGTCGGCACGAGCTGGTACGAACGGCGCAAGATCGCCCTCGTGCTCGCCTGCCTGCGCCGCGAGCGCTACGCGCAGGCGTGGGACGCGGGGTGCGGCACCGGCCACCTCACGGTCGGCCTGGCGGGCCGCTGCGAGCGGGTCCTCGCCACCGACGCGGCGGCCGAGGCGGTGCGGATCACCCGCGCCCGGGTCGCCGAGTGGCCGGGGGTCGCCTGCGTGAGGTCGGCGCTGCCGGCGGCGCCCACCCCCGACGTACGACCGGATCTCATCGTGCTCTCGGAGGTGCTCTACTACCTCGACGCGGCCGACCGCAGCGCCACCTACGACCTGGTCAGCGCGATCGCCACGCCCGACGCGGACGTGGTCGGGGTGCACTGGGGGCTGCGCAGCGACGGCTACCGGCAGACCGGGGCCCGCACGCAGCGCGAACTGGGCGACGCCCTGGCCGAGCGGGGGTGGACCCGCGTCGTGACGCACACGGACGAGGAGTTCCTCGTCGGTGTCTGGAGCCGCGCGCTCCCCGAGTGGGTGGGTCGGCCATGA
- a CDS encoding ATP-binding protein: METEGQRSVRIPHAVESVPLVRAILNEDLVARGIDPVIIGEVETVASELVANAVKHAKALGDGCVRVRWKVKSGTVEVEVSDGGGPSSVRPVPPSPWAASGRGLRIVRSLAHEWGAQDDKNGRTVWAALGGPSRRRRL; encoded by the coding sequence GTGGAGACCGAAGGTCAGCGCAGCGTACGGATCCCGCACGCCGTCGAGTCGGTGCCCCTGGTGCGGGCCATCCTCAACGAGGACTTGGTCGCCCGCGGCATCGACCCGGTCATCATCGGTGAGGTCGAGACCGTCGCGTCCGAGCTCGTTGCTAACGCTGTCAAGCACGCGAAGGCGCTCGGCGACGGCTGCGTTCGGGTGCGCTGGAAGGTGAAGTCCGGCACGGTCGAGGTCGAGGTGAGCGACGGCGGGGGGCCCAGTTCCGTGCGGCCGGTGCCCCCCTCGCCGTGGGCCGCGAGCGGCCGGGGCCTGCGGATCGTGCGCAGCCTGGCGCACGAGTGGGGCGCGCAGGACGACAAGAACGGCCGCACCGTCTGGGCCGCCCTCGGCGGGCCTTCGCGGCGCCGCCGGCTCTGA